One Legionella hackeliae DNA segment encodes these proteins:
- a CDS encoding P-loop NTPase family protein: protein MTIKATFFGPKSSGKTKLIRFLSFSEPLNHKYLPTIGYDFYTLTNQTGHNIQIWEGSLARRINFIQREAGKDIIDLEELNDIIAQKSNQSVHNSQPA from the coding sequence ATGACAATAAAAGCAACGTTCTTCGGCCCGAAAAGCTCTGGCAAAACTAAGTTGATACGGTTTTTAAGTTTTAGCGAGCCCTTAAATCATAAATATCTTCCCACTATCGGTTATGACTTTTACACCCTGACAAACCAAACAGGCCATAATATTCAGATATGGGAAGGAAGTTTGGCAAGACGAATTAATTTTATTCAGCGAGAAGCAGGTAAAGATATTATTGATTTGGAAGAACTGAACGATATTATTGCCCAAAAGAGCAATCAATCAGTTCATAATTCTCAACCAGCTTGA
- the rnhB gene encoding ribonuclease HII, which translates to MYIAGVDEVGRGPLAGPVVTAAVILRHPIEGVTDSKKLTPLKRQKLAAKIKEEAFCFAYGRAEVDEIEKLNIHHATLLAMKRAIEALPIQPQEIWVDGLFVPQVPIPCKAIVDGDGLIPAIGAASILAKVLRDQEMEDMDILYPGYGFASHKGYATEMHRNALLQLGPCAIHRKNFSPVTELLAMIEVKEII; encoded by the coding sequence ATGTATATAGCTGGCGTCGATGAAGTAGGGCGTGGTCCTTTAGCGGGGCCTGTGGTTACTGCCGCAGTTATTTTGCGCCATCCAATTGAAGGCGTTACTGATTCTAAAAAGCTTACTCCTTTGAAACGACAAAAACTGGCTGCCAAAATTAAAGAAGAAGCGTTTTGTTTTGCGTATGGCAGAGCGGAAGTTGATGAAATTGAAAAATTGAATATCCATCATGCCACCTTGTTAGCAATGAAGCGCGCTATTGAGGCGCTACCTATACAGCCTCAAGAAATTTGGGTTGATGGTTTATTTGTCCCGCAAGTACCGATTCCCTGTAAAGCTATTGTAGATGGAGATGGCTTAATTCCAGCAATTGGTGCCGCGTCTATTTTAGCCAAAGTATTACGTGATCAGGAAATGGAAGACATGGATATACTCTATCCAGGCTATGGCTTTGCTTCCCACAAAGGATATGCTACAGAAATGCATAGAAATGCATTGCTTCAATTGGGGCCTTGTGCAATTCATCGTAAAAATTTTTCCCCGGTGACAGAGCTTCTAGCCATGATAGAAGTTAAAGAAATCATTTAA
- a CDS encoding Gfo/Idh/MocA family protein yields MNKVRCAVIGVGYLGRFHAQKYQMLPNVDLVAICDVNKEACEKVSHELNVPAFLDYRDLFGKVDAVSIAATTNKHYDIAKELLTQGIHVLIEKPITETVAQANELIALAKKHQAKLQVGHLERFNAARLALDDHLEHPLFIESQRLAPFNPRGTDVNVILDLMIHDIDLIQAIVKSPIIHIDAQGAPILSKSIDIANARLTFENHCVANVTASRISFKTERSMRIFQPNSYISIDYHNKQFAVFQKGDGEMFPGIPEITRHQSVFEKGDALMEEIKAFLLCIENDTTPLVTGEEGRDALEVAAKITALIDKNLSLRNAFI; encoded by the coding sequence ATGAATAAGGTTAGATGTGCAGTTATTGGGGTAGGTTATTTAGGTCGCTTTCATGCGCAAAAATATCAAATGTTACCCAATGTGGATTTAGTTGCCATTTGTGATGTTAATAAAGAAGCCTGTGAGAAAGTTTCGCATGAATTAAATGTTCCCGCGTTTCTCGACTATCGCGATCTCTTTGGTAAGGTGGATGCAGTAAGTATTGCAGCGACTACCAATAAGCATTATGACATTGCTAAAGAGCTTCTGACTCAAGGTATTCATGTTTTAATTGAAAAGCCCATCACGGAAACTGTTGCGCAGGCTAATGAATTAATCGCTTTAGCAAAAAAGCATCAGGCTAAGTTACAAGTTGGACACCTGGAGCGCTTCAATGCAGCACGTCTAGCATTGGATGATCATCTCGAACATCCCTTGTTTATTGAATCTCAACGGCTTGCCCCTTTTAATCCTCGTGGGACTGATGTCAATGTAATCCTCGATTTGATGATTCACGACATCGATTTGATTCAGGCCATTGTGAAAAGCCCTATTATCCATATTGATGCCCAAGGCGCCCCTATATTATCAAAATCAATTGATATCGCTAATGCCAGACTTACATTTGAAAATCACTGTGTTGCTAATGTCACAGCAAGTCGGATTAGTTTTAAGACGGAACGATCCATGAGAATTTTTCAACCCAATTCTTATATTTCAATTGATTACCACAATAAACAATTTGCTGTGTTTCAAAAAGGTGACGGTGAAATGTTCCCTGGGATTCCAGAAATTACAAGGCATCAGTCTGTATTTGAGAAAGGAGATGCATTGATGGAGGAAATCAAAGCATTTCTATTATGCATTGAAAACGATACAACGCCACTAGTTACAGGCGAAGAAGGGCGCGATGCCCTGGAAGTTGCTGCAAAAATTACAGCACTAATTGACAAAAATTTAAGTCTTAGAAATGCCTTCATCTAA
- the lpxB gene encoding lipid-A-disaccharide synthase, giving the protein MPSSKRIVIIAGEESGDMHAANLVHQLKAWQPDLQISGIGGRHMQEAGVRLISDLARFGVTGLSEVIRHLKVIKKAFNAIKLHLKTTKPDLLILVDYPGFNLRLAKFAKQELGIRILYYISPQIWAWKANRIETIRANIDRMAVILPFEKEIYQKADVPVSFVGHPLVDKIQCCDNQENARIHLNLPTNKRIIAMLPGSRRNEIEKHMPILVQTAEMLSQQNTDLHFVIPIAQSLKPELIQSYFAKSQVTISFIKGRATEVAACSDCVVVASGTASLECALLEKPMCIIYKSSLISYIAAMQVIKVKYLGLCNLLKNEMVVPELLQYDCNAKELSRIVTELLTDNDVIQRMSRRLKQLKLSLSHQEADCSLTDLVKQELAIVS; this is encoded by the coding sequence ATGCCTTCATCTAAACGGATTGTTATCATTGCCGGTGAAGAATCTGGTGATATGCATGCTGCGAATCTGGTCCATCAGCTTAAAGCATGGCAACCAGATCTACAAATTAGTGGTATCGGTGGTCGCCATATGCAGGAAGCAGGTGTTCGTTTAATCAGTGACCTGGCTCGATTTGGCGTAACGGGTTTATCTGAAGTTATTCGTCATTTAAAAGTTATCAAAAAGGCATTTAATGCCATCAAACTGCATCTTAAAACCACCAAGCCTGATTTGTTAATTTTAGTGGACTATCCGGGCTTTAATTTGCGTTTGGCGAAATTTGCCAAACAAGAATTAGGTATACGAATTTTGTACTATATTAGTCCCCAGATCTGGGCCTGGAAAGCAAATCGCATTGAAACTATTCGCGCAAACATTGACAGAATGGCAGTCATTCTACCTTTTGAAAAAGAAATTTATCAAAAAGCAGATGTTCCTGTTTCTTTTGTAGGTCATCCTTTAGTTGACAAAATTCAATGTTGTGACAATCAGGAAAACGCCCGTATTCATTTAAATTTACCCACAAATAAGCGCATTATTGCTATGCTGCCGGGTAGTCGAAGAAATGAAATAGAAAAACATATGCCAATATTAGTACAAACTGCAGAAATGCTTAGCCAACAAAATACTGATCTGCATTTTGTCATTCCTATTGCTCAAAGTTTAAAGCCAGAACTTATACAATCTTATTTCGCGAAAAGCCAAGTAACTATTTCTTTTATCAAGGGTAGAGCGACGGAGGTAGCCGCCTGTAGTGATTGCGTTGTTGTGGCATCTGGTACAGCGTCTTTAGAGTGTGCATTGCTTGAAAAACCTATGTGCATTATTTATAAAAGCTCTTTAATCAGCTACATTGCAGCAATGCAGGTTATAAAAGTTAAATACCTAGGTCTTTGCAATTTGTTAAAAAACGAAATGGTGGTCCCCGAACTATTACAATACGATTGTAATGCCAAGGAATTAAGTCGAATAGTTACTGAATTACTTACTGACAATGATGTCATTCAGCGGATGTCTAGACGTCTTAAACAGCTGAAACTTTCTCTTTCTCATCAAGAGGCTGATTGCAGCTTAACTGATTTAGTTAAACAAGAATTAGCTATTGTGTCTTAG
- a CDS encoding helix-turn-helix domain-containing protein, translating into MNVIETQASSQSVKQDQGLQDLVYSLVTRFLAENKNKPIDDLYDMILSEVEPPLLQAVMEKRRGNQLQAARMLGISRGTIRKKLQRYFGTKYFRLTDE; encoded by the coding sequence ATGAATGTCATTGAAACACAAGCCTCTTCTCAAAGCGTGAAACAAGATCAAGGTCTCCAAGATCTAGTTTATAGCTTAGTAACCCGTTTTCTTGCTGAGAATAAAAATAAACCTATTGATGATCTCTATGACATGATTCTTTCAGAAGTTGAGCCACCTCTTTTACAAGCTGTTATGGAAAAACGACGTGGAAACCAACTGCAAGCAGCAAGAATGCTTGGAATCAGCCGCGGCACTATCAGGAAAAAATTACAACGTTACTTTGGTACAAAGTATTTCCGTTTAACGGACGAGTAA